Proteins co-encoded in one Girardinichthys multiradiatus isolate DD_20200921_A chromosome 11, DD_fGirMul_XY1, whole genome shotgun sequence genomic window:
- the pigw gene encoding phosphatidylinositol-glycan biosynthesis class W protein isoform X1, which yields MGRKHGSEVTSHHCSWAMAQREVKQAFVSNLNGTSLGEVALGSFLAPVCLILRAFILVLYYQAKGTLPLPLPLTSHLLLDFSVLVIPLVLSCTLLSSILLQVIVCLTLMSACVFCYIYRTSFLSSVVWPQKIVNLLQSHVQFQQVPFVTLFRVFVNVKTAISILAVDFSVFPRRYAKTETYGTGVMDFGVGAFIFANALVSPEARRRSVSGSKMSHITKQILSVWPLLALGMARLVSIKMTGYHEHVTEYGIHWNFFFTLAIVRVLASVLLVVLPAGQLWLFALLISGFYQFALETSELKTFLMHNRDREKDFVHANKEGIFSIAGYVAIYLTGVQIGLYVMQPRSQVKDCLKMLFILFLGSLLLYAALFICQTLVEPVSRRSANLPFVIWSVAQSLFFMSCLGLADMVILFSKGACCCRFLPSSMNFEEKKLTPLAYKKKGEIERLCLIQAVSRNQLLFFLLANLMTGVTNSVVDTLSCSNLFSVCVLLLYMFVNCLVIYVLHICGITVKFW from the coding sequence gCTATGGCTCAAAGGGAAGTGAAGCAGGCGTTTGTCAGTAATCTCAACGGGACCAGTTTGGGAGAGGTGGCACTTGGATCATTTCTCGCTCCAGTATGCCTCATCCTCAGGGCGTTCATTTTAGTCCTCTACTACCAGGCCAAAGGGACTCTGCCATTGCCACTTCCTCTGACTTCCCATCTACTCCTTGACTTTTCTGTACTTGTTATTCCCCTCGTTTTATCATGTACACTTCTTAGCAGCATTCTTCTTCAGGTCATTGTGTGCCTAACTTTAATGTCAGCTTGTGTGTTTTGCTACATCTATCGTACTAGCTTCCTGTCCTCTGTTGTGTGGCCACAGAAGATTGTCAACTTGCTTCAGAGTCATGTTCAGTTCCAACAGGTTCCTTTTGTGACTCTCTTCAGAGTATTCGTAAATGTGAAAACAGCCATTAGCATCCTTGCTGTAGACTTTAGTGTCTTTCCAAGACGTTATGCTAAAACAGAAACCTATGGGACAGGTGTTATGGACTTTGGAGTTGGGGCgtttatttttgcaaatgcTCTCGTCAGTCCTGAGGCACGGAGGAGGAGCGTCTCAGGATCCAAGATGAGCCATATTACAAAGCAGATCCTGTCTGTTTGGCCCCTGCTTGCTCTTGGTATGGCAAGGCTGGTGAGCATCAAAATGACCGGCTATCATGAGCATGTAACAGAATATGGCATCCATTGGAATTTCTTCTTCACGCTGGCCATCGTCAGAGTTCTGGCTTCTGTTCTTTTGGTTGTTTTACCAGCTGGACAACTGTGGCTTTTTGCCCTTCTGATCAGTGGGTTTTATCAGTTTGCTCTGGAGACATCTGAGCTAAAGACCTTTCTAATGCACAATAGGGACAGAGAGAAGGACTTTGTGCATGCTAACAAGGAGGGTATATTCTCCATAGCAGGCTATGTTGCCATCTACCTAACAGGAGTTCAGATTGGACTCTATGTAATGCAACCAAGATCTCAAGTTAAAGATTGTCTCAAAATGCTTTTTATCCTTTTTCTAGGTAGTTTGCTGTTGTATGCTGCTTTGTTCATATGTCAGACACTCGTGGAGCCAGTCTCTCGTCGCTCAGCGAATTTACCCTTCGTTATCTGGAGTGTTGCTCagtctttatttttcatgtccTGTCTTGGTCTGGCTGATATGGTTATACTCTTCTCAAAAGGAGCATGCTGCTGTCGTTTTCTACCGTCGTCAATGAATTTTGAGGAAAAGAAACTCACCCCTCTGGCTTACAAAAAGAAAGGTGAAATAGAGAGACTCTGCCTCATTCAGGCTGTCAGCAGGAATCAGCTGTTATTTTTCCTGCTCGCCAACCTCATGACAGGAGTAACCAACTCTGTTGTGGACACGCTCAGCTGtagtaatttattttcagtgtgTGTTTTACTGTTGTACATGTTCGTGAACTGCcttgttatatatgttttacaTATCTGTGGAATTACAGTAAAATTCTGGTGA
- the pigw gene encoding phosphatidylinositol-glycan biosynthesis class W protein isoform X2: MAQREVKQAFVSNLNGTSLGEVALGSFLAPVCLILRAFILVLYYQAKGTLPLPLPLTSHLLLDFSVLVIPLVLSCTLLSSILLQVIVCLTLMSACVFCYIYRTSFLSSVVWPQKIVNLLQSHVQFQQVPFVTLFRVFVNVKTAISILAVDFSVFPRRYAKTETYGTGVMDFGVGAFIFANALVSPEARRRSVSGSKMSHITKQILSVWPLLALGMARLVSIKMTGYHEHVTEYGIHWNFFFTLAIVRVLASVLLVVLPAGQLWLFALLISGFYQFALETSELKTFLMHNRDREKDFVHANKEGIFSIAGYVAIYLTGVQIGLYVMQPRSQVKDCLKMLFILFLGSLLLYAALFICQTLVEPVSRRSANLPFVIWSVAQSLFFMSCLGLADMVILFSKGACCCRFLPSSMNFEEKKLTPLAYKKKGEIERLCLIQAVSRNQLLFFLLANLMTGVTNSVVDTLSCSNLFSVCVLLLYMFVNCLVIYVLHICGITVKFW, translated from the coding sequence ATGGCTCAAAGGGAAGTGAAGCAGGCGTTTGTCAGTAATCTCAACGGGACCAGTTTGGGAGAGGTGGCACTTGGATCATTTCTCGCTCCAGTATGCCTCATCCTCAGGGCGTTCATTTTAGTCCTCTACTACCAGGCCAAAGGGACTCTGCCATTGCCACTTCCTCTGACTTCCCATCTACTCCTTGACTTTTCTGTACTTGTTATTCCCCTCGTTTTATCATGTACACTTCTTAGCAGCATTCTTCTTCAGGTCATTGTGTGCCTAACTTTAATGTCAGCTTGTGTGTTTTGCTACATCTATCGTACTAGCTTCCTGTCCTCTGTTGTGTGGCCACAGAAGATTGTCAACTTGCTTCAGAGTCATGTTCAGTTCCAACAGGTTCCTTTTGTGACTCTCTTCAGAGTATTCGTAAATGTGAAAACAGCCATTAGCATCCTTGCTGTAGACTTTAGTGTCTTTCCAAGACGTTATGCTAAAACAGAAACCTATGGGACAGGTGTTATGGACTTTGGAGTTGGGGCgtttatttttgcaaatgcTCTCGTCAGTCCTGAGGCACGGAGGAGGAGCGTCTCAGGATCCAAGATGAGCCATATTACAAAGCAGATCCTGTCTGTTTGGCCCCTGCTTGCTCTTGGTATGGCAAGGCTGGTGAGCATCAAAATGACCGGCTATCATGAGCATGTAACAGAATATGGCATCCATTGGAATTTCTTCTTCACGCTGGCCATCGTCAGAGTTCTGGCTTCTGTTCTTTTGGTTGTTTTACCAGCTGGACAACTGTGGCTTTTTGCCCTTCTGATCAGTGGGTTTTATCAGTTTGCTCTGGAGACATCTGAGCTAAAGACCTTTCTAATGCACAATAGGGACAGAGAGAAGGACTTTGTGCATGCTAACAAGGAGGGTATATTCTCCATAGCAGGCTATGTTGCCATCTACCTAACAGGAGTTCAGATTGGACTCTATGTAATGCAACCAAGATCTCAAGTTAAAGATTGTCTCAAAATGCTTTTTATCCTTTTTCTAGGTAGTTTGCTGTTGTATGCTGCTTTGTTCATATGTCAGACACTCGTGGAGCCAGTCTCTCGTCGCTCAGCGAATTTACCCTTCGTTATCTGGAGTGTTGCTCagtctttatttttcatgtccTGTCTTGGTCTGGCTGATATGGTTATACTCTTCTCAAAAGGAGCATGCTGCTGTCGTTTTCTACCGTCGTCAATGAATTTTGAGGAAAAGAAACTCACCCCTCTGGCTTACAAAAAGAAAGGTGAAATAGAGAGACTCTGCCTCATTCAGGCTGTCAGCAGGAATCAGCTGTTATTTTTCCTGCTCGCCAACCTCATGACAGGAGTAACCAACTCTGTTGTGGACACGCTCAGCTGtagtaatttattttcagtgtgTGTTTTACTGTTGTACATGTTCGTGAACTGCcttgttatatatgttttacaTATCTGTGGAATTACAGTAAAATTCTGGTGA